In the genome of Patagioenas fasciata isolate bPatFas1 chromosome 12, bPatFas1.hap1, whole genome shotgun sequence, one region contains:
- the UACA gene encoding uveal autoantigen with coiled-coil domains and ankyrin repeats isoform X2, protein MILMLLHPHSESSSVSSAASAPPLPPWDGQGGTGGSPASAQLNTDWNKYDDRLMKAAERGDVEKVQSILAKKGVSPSKLDVEGRSAFHVVASKGNLDCLNTILVHGVDITATDAAGRNALHLAAKYGHALCLQKLLQYNCPTENVDLQGRTALHDAAMSDCSSSIQLLCDHGASVNSKDGDGRTPLVLATQMCRPMVCQLLIDRGADVNARDKQNRTALMLGCEYGCKDAVEVLLRNGADVSLTDALGHDCAYYARIGDNIDILALIKAAVEDSSKARDAVKKGQPEQKKWNRLHAQEEVNVKLYQKDHDAQELELENQDLKDRMREVQEEQRMLLDRISGLQLQLSEEQMFADDLENEKDELKKILTTKEKQQEENLRTIEALKAKLKYYEVDLAGPGSNFGNRKEDLLLMQGQVFAVESQSRSMLRPLELSLPNQSGSSEKETLKKELDNVRTCYGAAKEEISKLQRELSHKVAECKALASECERTKAESDGQIKQLEDALKDVQKRMFESEGKVKQMQTHFLALKDHLTTEAASGSSKLAEELKEQLKEMKTKYEGASAEVGKLRNQIKQNELLVAEFKRDEGRLVEENKSLQKELVKLEMERDERGRNVMELEGQLKEMAAKLAQSVTSEKFENMKSLFSNEVNEKARKLAEMEREHEKLQAEIGLLKRESESQKAKLAQHVKPEDHEQMRSGFEQKHEQLGKTISELSQKNQTLQKELERLQMDNKTLKQQIQMLKSEIKSQNVPLKIHEELKKTNDLTVGDLTKKLFEITKKYNESKAEAEKLLAEKNNLSENISHFQAVYLSPEQHKKEVEALKSNGVELEKQLAELQKKYDDGQAKVSKLMSENTAIRESLRDQYVLATTHEEVKTVLNNTLEETTRELSDLKGKTEEIKQAFMRVNEENGALKKKMELLQNQLQTEYISLKDHETTVTTLNKSMQELQENNVAITAEYKRGQEEILQLHVEIEAQKKELDTIQECIKSKYAPVASFEDREQSLEATVKELRAQLQEQVQKCRESEEESKKSKEENEKLRNGILSIQNDLQQNYILAEKSREMEKMFASRMEELNKQLRELLQKYTGQKGEEDESTKQPLILQPQPLSAGQIEAAKQALGHTVEDLKEALRSKKECFDKETLKVGELQQELSDLKKSSIPLVEYTQMKEMLEQEIVATKNSLKEKEEENRVKNEKILELQSKVEFTQQALRDLESRDVIDMSEYKSMKSALEAQISSIAEKFSNMNKRYEEACEEALQAKKSELSLKDEKELLQLRSCSIEQEIKDQKERCDKSLTTIIDLQKRIQESAKQVEAKDNKITELLNDVERLKQALNGLSQLTYTTGVPSKRQSQQVEMLQSQVRTLQQQLADAKRQHQEVVSVYRTHLLSAVQGHMDEDVQAALLQIIRMRQGLVC, encoded by the exons CTGAACACAGACTGGAACAAATATGATGACAGGTTAATGAAAGCAGCTGAAAGGGGCGATGTGGAAAAGGTTCAATCCATCCTTGCCAAAAAAGGAGTCAGTCCTAGTAAACTGGATGTGGAAGGGAGATCTGC gttCCATGTTGTAGCATCCAAGGGCAACCTGGACTGCTTGAACACCATCCTTGTTCATGGAGTCGACATCACGGCCACTGATGCTGCAG GTAGAAATGCATTGCACCTAGCTGCAAAATATGGACATGCTTTGTGTTTGCAGAAGCTGTTGCAG TACAATTGTCCAACGGAGAATGTGGATCTTCAAGGGAGAACTGCTCTTCACGATGCGG CTATGTCCGACTGTTCCTCTAGCATACAACTCCTGTGTGATCATGGGGCCTCGGTGAATTCCAAGGATGGA GACGGGAGGACACCGCTAGTGCTGGCCACGCAGATGTGTCGTCCCATGGTTTGCCAGCTCCTCATAGACAGAGGAGCGGATGTTAATGCCAGGGACAAACAAAACAG GACTGCCCTCATGTTAGGCTGTGAATATGGCTGCAAGGATGCAGTGGAAGTTTTGCTCAGAAACGGTGCCGACGTTAGTTTGACTGATGCCCTGGGTCATGACTGTGCTTACTATGCCAGAATTGGTGACAATATTGACATTTTGGCTTTAATAAAAGCTGCTGTTGAGGATTCCAGTAAAG CAAGAGATGCTGTGAAGAAAGGGCAGCCAGAACAGAAG AAGTGGAATCGTCTGCATGCGCAGGAGGAGGTGAATGTCAAGCTGTATCAGAAGGATCATGATGCTCAG gaACTGGAGTTGGAAAATCAAGATTTGAAAGATCGAATGAGGGAAGTGCAGGAGGAGCAGAGGATGCTGCTGGATAGGATCAGTGGGCTACAGCTGCAGCTGAGCGAG GAGCAAATGTTTGCAGATGATCTTGAAAACGAG AAAGATGAGTTGAAGAAAATCCTGACTACCAAGGagaaacagcaggaagaaaactTAAGAACTATTGAAGCTCTCAAAGCTAAACTCAAATATTATGAA GTTGACCTTGCGGGACCTGGAAGTAACTTCGGTAATA GAAAAGAAGATTTGTTACTTATGCAAGGCCAAGTGTTTGCTGTGGAATCCCAG TCCAGGTCCATGCTGAGACCCCTGGAGCTCTCCCTGCCCAACCAGtcaggcagttcagagaaggAAACTTTAAAGAAAGAACTTGACAATGTGAGGACTTGCTATGGTGCAGCGAAAGAAGAAATCAGCAAATTGCAGAGAGAACTGTCTCACAAGGTGGCTGAGTGTAAAGCCTTGGCGTCGGAGTGTGAAAGAACCAAGGCGGAATCTGATGGACAGATAAAACAACTGGAAGATGCTTTAAAAGATGTACAGAAACGAATGTTTGAGTCTGAAGGCAAAGTTAAGCAAATGCAGACCCACTTTCTGGCTCTGAAAGATCACCTGACTACCGAGGCTGCTTCAGGAAGCAGTAAACTAGCAGAGGAGCTGAAGGAGCAgttgaaagaaatgaaaaccaaGTACGAAGGAGCCTCTGCTGAAGTGGGAAAACTGCGGAACCAGATTAAGCAGAATGAATTGCTGGTGGCGGAATTTAAGAGAGATGAAGGAAGGCTagtggaggaaaataaaagttTGCAGAAGGAACTTGTTAAGTTGGAGATGGAGCGAGATGAAAGGGGAAGAAATGTCATGGAGTTAGAAGGGCAGCTCAAAGAAATGGCAGCAAAGCTGGCCCAGTCTGTAACTTCAGAGAaatttgaaaacatgaagagTTTGTTTTCAAACGAAGTGAACGAGAAAGCAAGGAAGTTAGCAGAGATGGAAAGAGAGCATGAAAAACTGCAGGCAGAGATTGGGCTTTTGAAGAGGGAATCTGAGAGTCAGAAAGCAAAACTTGCTCAGCATGTGAAGCCAGAAGACCATGAACAAATGAGGAGTGGGTTTGAGCAAAAACATGAGCAACTTGGGAAGACAATTTCCGAGTTATCACAGAAGAATCAGACTCTGCAGAAGGAACTTGAAAGACTTCAGATGGATAACAAGACGCTTAAGCAGCAAATCCAAATGCTAAAAAGCGAAATTAAAAGCCAGAATGTGCCTTTAAAAATTCACGAAGAATTGAAGAAAACAAATGATCTGACTGTTGGTGACCTGACCAAAAAGCTTTTTGAAATAACAAAAAAGTACAATGAAAGCAAAGCAGAAGCTGAAAAGTTGCTGGCAGAGAAGAACAATTTAAGTGAGAACATCAGCCACTTCCAAGccgtgtacctgtctccagagcAGCACAAAAAAGAAGTGGAAGCTTTAAAATCTAATGGCGTTGAACTTGAGAAGCAGCTTGCTGAGCTTCAGAAAAAATATGATGATGGGCAAGCAAAAGTGAGCAAACTGATGTCTGAAAACACAGCCATCAGAGAGAGTCTCAGGGATCAGTATGTGTTGGCTACAACACACGAGGAGGTTAAAACAGTCTTGAATAACACGCTAGAAGAGACAACTAGGGAGCTGTCAGATCTGAAGGGAAAAACTGAGGAGATAAAGCAAGCATTCATGAGGGTAAATGAAGAAAATGGAGCTTTGAAAAAGAAGATGGAACTGTTACAGAATCAATTGCAAACTGAGTATATAAGTTTAAAAGATCATGAAACTACAGTGACTACTTTAAATAAAAGCATGCAGGAACTTCAGGAGAACAATGTTGCCATTACGGCTGAATATAAAAGGGGTCAAGAAGAAATTTTACAGTTGCATGTAGAGATTGAAGCCCAGAAGAAGGAACTTGACACAATTCAAGAATGCATTAAGTCAAAATATGCCCCGGTTGCCTCCTTTGAAGACAGGGAACAAAGCTTGGAAGCCACAGTGAAAGAATTAAGAGCACAGTTGCAGGAACAGGTGCAGAAGTGCAGGGAAAGTGAGGAGGAAAGCAAGAAGAGCAAAGAGGAGAATGAAAAGCTCAGAAATGGCATTTTGTCCATCCAAAACGACTTGCAGCAGAACTACATCCTCGCTGAAAAGTCCCGCGAAATGGAAAAAATGTTTGCAAGTAGAATGGAGGAGTTGAATAAGCAATTGAGAGAATTGCTGCAGAAATACACAGGCCAAAAAGGAGAGGAAGATGAGAGCACCAAGCAGCCCCTGATTCTGCAGCCTCAGCCTCTTTCAGCAGGACAGATTGAAGCCGCGAAGCAGGCGCTTGGTCACACCGTTGAGGATCTAAAGGAAGCCCTCAGAAGTAAGAAGGAATGTTTTGACAAAGAAACACTAAAAGTAGGAGAACTGCAGCAGGAACTGTCAGATCTAAAGAAATCTTCAATACCTTTGGTAGAATATACACAAATGAAAGAAATGCTGGAACAAGAAATTGTAGCAACCAAAAACAgcttgaaagaaaaggaagaagaaaacagagttaaaaatgagaaaatcttGGAGTTGCAGTCCAAGGTTGAGTTTACTCAACAAGCTTTAAGAGACCTGGAGAGCAGAGATGTGATTGACATGTCAGAATACAAATCCATGAAAAGTGCTCTGGAGGCACAAATTAGCAGCATAGCTGAAAAATTTTCCAATATGAATAAAAGGTATGAGGAAGCATGTGAGGAGGCTTTGCAAGCTAAAAAGAGCGAGCTGTCTTTAAAGGATGAAAAGGAATTGCTTCAGTTACGGAGCTGCAGTATTGAGCAAGAAATTAAAGACCAGAAAGAAAGATGTGATAAATCATTGACAACAATTATTGATTTGCAGAAGAGAATACAGGAATCTGCAAAGCAGGTGGAAGCCAAGGATAACAAG ATAACGGAGCTGCTTAATGATGTAGAGCGGTTAAAACAAGCCCTGAATGGCTTGTCTCAGCTGACGTACACCACTGGGGTTCCCTCCAAGAGGCAGAGCCAGCAGGTTGAGATGCTCCAGAGCCAAGTGAggactctgcagcagcagctggcg GATGCTAAAAGGCAGCACCAGGAGGTAGTTTCAGTTTATCGGACACATCTCCTTAGTGCTGTACAG GGTCACATGGATGAAGATGTCCAAGCTGCTTTACTGCAGATCATTCGGATGAGACAGGGACTCGTTTGCTGA